A section of the Triticum dicoccoides isolate Atlit2015 ecotype Zavitan chromosome 7A, WEW_v2.0, whole genome shotgun sequence genome encodes:
- the LOC119333212 gene encoding exocyst complex component EXO70B2-like, whose amino-acid sequence MWKNLVFLSPAVNHSTLALCLHMSSSRDVHISRPGEPLQPGPRPFRHACVLVDASHNFSPALLSLLLLRLDFPSKKGKCYARIPLTDLTTAAAMHGHHEISSSSGGSSPTSLSDPSIDSDDGSATTDEYCPDDPREFRRHVSFFSPSVLAEVDPSSFRPISSSSSCVLADVDKHLQRMVLLLPAFSAAATAPRADALRQWLAGFDVGWVLDMDDRRSLPRREVGRRVRAWAQALGTMERVFRHRHRKVRNPVNDAAAGELAALGQLAAESAGAMLRLAGSVVALGSSPSKLLAALDVHSPVSVAYPGLARMFSWPPYHPVTAASDAALAGLVDASRRCVRDLRAFIRAPQYPWRMPQGGEVHPCVGFWMGYFRCMLRNRVPLYFVLAAGNGDADTDSPPTTPLAPDESGLVTELISCLEAVLEEQSAALAFPGLRHIFMLNNTSAILRRAVRSDLSMLLPPSWVLVREERMEGYIKAYLQVSWGTVVSRLDGKPGALNALRRRNPLSAFYLALENACSMQRGWKVPSPALRAALRSTVSGNVVPAYRRYLDDHPEVEVPAGRTAEELENQLSELFEG is encoded by the exons ATGTGGAAAAATCTGGTGTTCCTGTCCCCTGCGGTTAACCACTCTACCCTGGCCCTCTGCCTCCACATGAGCTCCTCGCG AGATGTCCACATCAGCAGGCCGGGAGAACCTCTCCAGCCCGGTCCCAGACCGTTCCGGCACGCGTGCGTTCTTGTCGACGCTAGCCACAATTTTTCCCCAGCGCTACTCTCACTACTTCTGCTACGCTTGGACTTCCCCTCCAAAAAAGGAAAATGCTACGCTAGGATTCCATTGACTGACCTGACCACAGCAGCCGCCATGCATGGGCACCACGAGATCAGCTCCAGCAGCGGAGGCAGCAGCCCGACCTCCCTCTCCGACCCCTCCATCGACAGCGACGACGGCTCCGCCACCACCGACGAGTACTGCCCCGACGACCCGCGCGAGTTCCGGCGCCACGTCTCTTTTTTCTCCCCGTCTGTGCTCGCCGAGGTCGACCCCAGCAGCTTCCGTccgatctcctcgtcctcctcctgcgtCCTGGCCGACGTCGACAAGCACCTGCAGCGCATGGTCCTCCTCCTCCCAGccttctccgccgccgccaccgctccgCGTGCCGACGCGCTGCGTCAATGGCTTGCCGGCTTTGACGTCGGCTGGGTGCTGGACATGGACGACCGCCGAAGCCTCCCGCGGCGGGAGGTCGGGAGGAGGGTCAGGGCATGGGCGCAGGCGCTCGGCACCATGGAACGCGTTTTCCGCCACCGGCACCGGAAGGTCCGCAACCCGGTCAACGACGCAGCGGCGGGGGAGCTGGCGGCGCTGGGGCAGCTCGCGGCCGAAAGCGCCGGCGCGATGCTGAGGCTGGCTGGTTCCGTCGTCGCGCTTGGGAGCTCCCCGTCGaagctgctggcggcgctcgacgTGCACTCCCCGGTCTCGGTGGCCTACCCCGGCCTCGCCAGGATGTTCTCGTGGCCCCCCTACCACCCCGTCACGGCCGCGTCCGACGCCGCGCTGGCCGGCCTGGTGGACGCGTCCCGGCGCTGCGTGCGCGACCTCAGGGCGTTCATACGCGCGCCCCAGTACCCGTGGCGGATGCCGCAGGGCGGCGAGGTGCACCCGTGCGTCGGCTTCTGGATGGGCTACTTTCGCTGCATGCTGCGCAACCGCGTGCCCCTCTACTTCGTCCTCGCCGCCGGCAACGGCGACGCCGACACCGACTCGCCGCCAACGACGCCGCTCGCGCCCGACGAGAGCGGCCTGGTGACGGAGCTGATCTCGTGCCTGGAGGCCGTGCTGGAGGAGCAGTCCGCCGCGCTCGCGTTCCCAGGGCTAAGGCATATCTTCATGCTGAACAACACGAGCGCCATCCTGCGCCGCGCCGTGCGCTCCGACCTCAGCATGCTCCTGCCGCCCAGCTGGGTGCTCGTCCGCGAGGAGCGCATGGAGGGTTACATCAAAGCTTACCTGCAGGTTTCCTGGGGGACCGTCGTGTCGCGCCTTGACGGGAAGCCAGGAGCCCTGAACGCCCTCCGGCGACGGAACCCGCTGAGCGCATTTTACCTGGCGTTGGAGAACGCGTGCAGCATGCAGAGAGGCTGGAAGGTGCCCAGCCCAGCGCTGCGGGCCGCCCTCCGGAGTACCGTGTCGGGGAATGTCGTGCCGGCATACCGTCGGTACCTCGACGACCACCCGGAGGTTGAGGTGCCGGCAGGGCGCACCGCGGAGGAGCTGGAGAATCAGTTGTCGGAGCTGTTCGAAGGCTAG
- the LOC119333898 gene encoding uncharacterized protein LOC119333898: MEVESAAELQERRRPPWRRTVAVQAALCLALYAAFNLGEPQLRPRGGGALGVGGGGLTFLSVAGGARTPADQARLLRQMESTTKVYEVKLVLDVARFGDDPLGQNGSLHFQALNIPWYSTTSHGQIVSNFLKKVKMPYDQILEIVGVDTGPLEDLLHDGKMSNSSREQITWLEQTLALTSNNWKIVVGYDPLVDCNEVHTTKTTKIYEPLRHIFEKYAVNAYVSTGGSCEHFHHDNSMSYIQNPIPGDQTDLDGFFLHRVSPLEMETLLINLDGEVVQRSVVHQHGREAM, translated from the exons ATGGAAGTGGAATCAGCCGCCGAGCTGCAGGAGCGGCGGCGGCCGCCGTGGCGCCGCACGGTGGCCGTTCAGGCCGCGCTCTGCCTCGCGCTCTACGCGGCCTTCAACCTCGGCGAGCCGCAGCTCCGGCCGCGGGGCGGGGGCGCGctgggcgtcggcggcggcggcctcacCTTCCTCAGCGTCGCGGGCGGCGCGCGGACGCCCGCTGACCAGGCGCGCCTCCTGAGGCAG ATGGAAAGCACAACAAAGGTTTATGAAGTCAAGTTAGTGCTGGATGTTGCCCGATTTGGCGATGACCCACTTGGGCAAAAT GGTTCTCTGCACTTCCAAGCTCTGAATATCCCCTG GTATTCCACTACATCACATGGGCAGATTGTTAGTAATTTCTTGAAGAAAGTGAAGATGCCATACGACCAAATTCTGGAAATTGTTGGTGTTGATACAGGGCCTCTTGAG GATCTTCTGCATGATGGCAAAATGAGCAATTCTAGCAGGGAACAAATTACATGGCTGGAGCAAACACTAGCGCTGACCAGCAATAACTG GAAAATAGTTGTTGGATATGATCCATTAGTTGATTGCAATGAGGTGCACACAACAAAAACAACAAAGATCTACGAGCCACTCCGGCATATTTTTGAAAAATACGCAGTg AATGCATATGTAAGCACTGGTGGTTCTTGTGAACACTTCCATCATGACAATTCAATGTCATATATTCAAAACCCCATCCCTGGAGAtcaaacggatttagatggtttcTTCTTGCATAGAGTCAGCCCTCTAGAGATG GAAACCCTGTTGATAAACTTAGACGGCGAGGTTGTTCAAAGATCTGTAGTTCACCAGCATGGAAGGGAAGCCATGTAA
- the LOC119334595 gene encoding BTB/POZ and MATH domain-containing protein 1-like yields the protein MPATKTVSRCTPVKVEDSYVFEICGYSHHKGMGIGKVIRSGSFSVGGHEWEIRFYPDGDGQHNEDHMAIYLELLSKDARVHASCDLRLVDGEGLMCFVHKTEPRMFCQNMESRYAPPIGTHFIKRDEFEASVYLHEDGLKINCAITVIKEPRVSEIKPPPRIEVPPSDIISHLGRLLEAKEKADVTFSVAGETFMAHKTILAMRSPVFEAELYGPMRETRAQLVTIEEMQPDVFKALLYFIYNDALPAAFDDLDWEGHIEMARHLLVAADRYAMERLKLLCQSLLCEDINVQTVATTLGLADQHHCDGLKDACIEFMSTS from the coding sequence ATGCCGGCCACGAAAACGGTGTCGAGGTGCACACCGGTGAAAGTGGAGGACAGTTACGTGTTCGAGATCTGCGGGTACAGCCATCACAAGGGCATGGGCATCGGCAAGGTCATCCGGTCCGGCTCCTTTTCCGTCGGGGGCCATGAGTGGGAAATCCGCTTCTATCCTGATGGTGATGGGCAACACAACGAAGATCACATGGCAATTTACCTGGAGCTGTTGAGCAAGGACGCCAGGGTGCACGCATCCTGCGACCTCAGGCTGGTCGACGGCGAAGGGTTGATGTGTTTCGTGCACAAGACAGAGCCGAGGATGTTCTGCCAAAACATGGAGAGCAGGTATGCTCCACCCATCGGCACTCATTTCATAAAAAGGGACGAGTTCGAAGCATCGGTGTACCTTCACGAAGACGGCCTCAAGATCAACTGCGCCATCACAGTCATCAAAGAACCTCGGGTCTCTGAAATAAAACCACCCCCTAGAATCGAGGTGCCGCCTTCGGACATCATATCGCATCTCGGCAGGCTGTTAGAAGCAAAGGAGAAGGCAGATGTCACATTCAGTGTAGCAGGAGAGACTTTCATGGCACACAAGACCATCCTCGCCATGCGGTCGCCTGTGTTTGAAGCGGAGCTCTATGGGCCGATGAGGGAGACGAGGGCACAGCTCGTAACCATCGAAGAGATGCAGcctgatgtcttcaaggcactcctcTATTTCATCTATAATGATGCATTGCCAGCTGCTTTTGATGATCTTGATTGGGAAGGTCATATTGAAATGGCTCGGCACTTGCTCGTGGCCGCGGATCGATATGCCATGGAGAGGCTAAAGCTGTTATGTCAAAGCCTCCTTTGCGAGGATATTAACGTGCAGACCGTGGCAACCACGTTGGGCTTGGCTGATCAACATCACTGCGACGGGCTTAAGGATGCTTGCATTGAATTTATGTCCACTTCATAG